Part of the Trypanosoma brucei brucei TREU927 chromosome 2, complete sequence genome, GACGGATGAAATCTTTCTCGGACATATTAGCCAGAAATATTGCCGGTTTTGCCGTCAATAGTTGAAGTGTATTGAGAAAGTCGATCTCCTTATTATTCCACTGATAGCACCGAACCTGTTCACCCTTCTCTAAGTGATCCCTTACCTTATGCAATATTTCTAGATCAttctttttggttttatCAAGTCCGCGATTGACTATCACAGTTAATTTATCAATCAAACCGTTGACAACCTGTAAATCCTTCAGTACGAGTTCTGAAAAGATGATGTCCAAGTCCCGGACAGGATCGAGTTCACCCTCCACATGAGTGATGTCTTCCTCCTCGAAAACACGGATCATATGAATAACACCATCACATTCATTGATGTGAGATAAGAAAGCATTGCCAAGCCCCTCCCCGTGACTGGCCCCGCGTACCAAGCCAGCAATATCACGTATATGAACCTGTGCTGGGACAACAGACGCCGGCTTGTTAAGCTGCACCAGCTTGTCAAATCTGTCATCCGGAATGTTTATGTCCGCCGTATTAGGATCTATCGTGCAAAACGGACGATTTTCCGCTGGAACTCCCTTTTTGGATAACACGTTAAAAAATGTGGACTTACCAACGTTCGGGAGCCCAACAATGCCGACCTTCAGATTACTGCCTGGCCGCCCGAGGAGAACCGTAAGGGACTCCTGTGATTTGTCATCCTTCTTCTTAGGTGGCATATATTTCCTTCCAAATTGAAGTTTAGTTAGCACAATTCAGGCGGCTAAGGGTCAAAAGGGTtgaaacaaaatgaagaaggtACTTATTTACAACAAGAAGCACCCAGTACACGCAAATacgcattttaaaaaaaaaaagcgcaaCAACTCGATAAGCCTTTGGGTTATATGGATGGCTAACATTGGTAAACGAACGTTATGCCGCCATTTATGTCATAGACTGAATCGAGCAATCGACATATCATTAACTGAgctctcttcttcatctccGGTGAAGTGGGTGACACTGGGTTCTTGTACACCGCTTCCACCATCGGTAGAACTATACGAACGACAAGCGCAGGCACAACAATTGTTTTGTAACAATGCCTTCAACTCCTCTAGCTCCCTCGTTTTCGACGATATGAGGGCCGCGTTTTCGGCAAGGGCCTCCAAAAGAACGCGGTCGTCACCATCGGCATTTAGGGTGCTAATATCGTTGCTCGATAACGTCTGATGTCTTGTCCCTGAATTACGTCCTTCATCATTCAAGAATTCATTGATGTTAGCGTTGCTCTCCTTTAGTTTTTGAATATACTTTTCAATTTCTTCGATTTTATATGCAATGATCTCCATTTTATCACCATCCGACACAGGACCAATTAGCTTCCGCGGTAAAGCGGCGCTCCGTCGGAGCATGAACACACCCGGGAGAACCATATCCCCCCAACCATCACTACCGTCACCCGACATATCCTTTATActaaaacaacacacacagatGTATATACCTAGAAAAACGAACGTCTCAACAAAGTGAAAGTTTATGTGTGATATAAAGATAAATTTATATCACAGTGACAATCGCAATAACGCTCCAAGCAATACAAAGCAAAATGAAAGCTTTAACCTGCACTGAGGCataattcaaaaaaaaaactaaaactaGATTGCCACACATATCTACAATTTTAACTTAGAAATGAGCGAAACACAATCTAGGGCTAACTCAACAGCCCTCACAGACCGCCGAAACTCTTCGCAATCCACCATGTGACCACTTGATACATAAGACCTACCGCTTCTGTACTGCCCAACAACACTATTTGCATATGACATCGAACTCATCAGCTTAGCGTGATCCTCAGCAATTTTCTCTACCTCCTGGACATACGTTGCCGGAGGCTCCACCAAAGAGGGGTTAAGACAAATAGCATGTGAAACCAGCACGGCGTGTATGGCGCCAGCAAAGTGCCGAAGGTACGCATTCTGACTACCGTGACGGGGTAACCGACGGCAAATATACTCAGCTAAAAACAGACAACATATGCCAACGACCCCGCCGTTGGTATACATCGAACCAGAATACACCTCGTAGGCGTATTGAGCTGCCTTTTCACACACTTCTAGTAGAGCCAACTTGGTGATGGGATCACCAACGGGAATTACTATTGTCGCCACACTGTTTTTTCCATATATCCAAAGCCCTCCCTCTCTTGACAGCGTTGCTCTGCGCACCATTCCGACCTTAAAGAAACCCCGCTTCGCTGATCCAGCGTATTCTGCCCACGCACAAAACTCGTGCTCGGTATGAAATGGTGTTGCTCCCGTTGCATGCTGGATAGCGTCACAGACACACAACGACAACCGCTCAAGAGAGACTATTCCCATGTCAAAAAGCAGTTCCTTCAGCTCACAACACATCAGGCGCTGGGATCCCAAGAAACTAACCCCTATACTGCCCACCAACGTTAGAAAGTCCTCCAACACAGCACCTCTCATCTCAAGTGAGCACGAAAACAGCAGTATACCACCTTCTCTACAGTCACCCTCCAACAGCATTCGTGATTCTATGGGCAAGTTAACAGATATAAATACCCCATCTTCCACATAAACCTCACTCAACTGTGTTTCCACAGATGACAATAAACACTGACTAACTTCTAGCATGTGGGCATCACTCGTTAAAAagtatatattctttttttggatCACAACATTAGA contains:
- a CDS encoding GTP binding protein, putative; this translates as MPPKKKDDKSQESLTVLLGRPGSNLKVGIVGLPNVGKSTFFNVLSKKGVPAENRPFCTIDPNTADINIPDDRFDKLVQLNKPASVVPAQVHIRDIAGLVRGASHGEGLGNAFLSHINECDGVIHMIRVFEEEDITHVEGELDPVRDLDIIFSELVLKDLQVVNGLIDKLTVIVNRGLDKTKKNDLEILHKVRDHLEKGEQVRCYQWNNKEIDFLNTLQLLTAKPAIFLANMSEKDFIRQRSKWLAKLKEWIDKHTGELLIPVSAEMEANLLNMSSEEAEEFLKQNKTKSQVPKIITSAYHAINLIHYFTAGPDEVKCWTIQRGTKAPQAAGKIHSDMEKGFICAEVIHWEDYEKLESEAACREAGKQHQEGRNYEVRDGDIIFFKFNAAKGGKK